Proteins encoded by one window of Synechococcus sp. WH 7805:
- a CDS encoding DUF938 domain-containing protein, producing the protein MASRAHSLLRNTGQQLQRLILMDLSSPDARLFFPATQRNRRPIGDVLAETLPPKGLILELASGSGEHGVAFQKRFPQITWQCSDPDRNHCRSISAWISKEGLTTVMPQPLSLDVCSHDWLTHGSEAPVMVVAVNLLHISPWECTRSLMQGSVRHLKPGGKLLIYGPFRVSGKHVSESNQRFDDALQERDPSWGVREQEAVVEEARKAGLALQDIRLMPSNNRIILLER; encoded by the coding sequence ATGGCTTCACGAGCTCACTCGCTCCTGCGAAACACCGGCCAACAGCTGCAGCGACTAATCCTGATGGATCTCTCCAGTCCCGACGCAAGGCTGTTTTTTCCAGCGACGCAACGCAATAGGAGGCCGATCGGGGATGTCCTGGCCGAGACTCTCCCCCCGAAGGGACTCATTCTCGAACTGGCCAGTGGATCGGGCGAACACGGCGTTGCCTTTCAAAAGCGATTTCCCCAGATCACCTGGCAGTGCAGTGATCCAGACCGTAATCACTGCCGCAGCATCAGCGCATGGATCAGCAAAGAAGGACTGACCACTGTGATGCCGCAGCCTTTGTCATTGGATGTGTGCTCCCATGACTGGTTAACGCATGGTTCAGAGGCTCCGGTCATGGTTGTGGCTGTGAACCTGCTCCACATCTCCCCCTGGGAGTGCACACGATCTCTCATGCAGGGATCCGTCCGCCACCTGAAACCAGGAGGGAAGCTCTTGATTTACGGCCCATTTCGGGTCAGTGGAAAGCATGTGAGCGAAAGCAATCAACGCTTCGACGACGCGTTGCAGGAACGCGATCCGAGCTGGGGAGTCCGCGAGCAGGAGGCTGTGGTCGAGGAGGCCCGGAAAGCCGGACTCGCCCTTCAAGACATTCGCTTAATGCCCTCAAACAATCGAATCATCCTGCTTGAACGATGA
- a CDS encoding GDSL-type esterase/lipase family protein: MRHPRQLVVIGDSGVVGWGDTEGGGWCERLRRSWMALPDAPVIYPLGIRGDGLESVSQRWEDEWACRGELRRQHPKALLVAVGLNDSARVGRADGRQPLDAQALRFGFEQMLHAMTARTQVFVLGLSPVDEQVMPFADCLWYSNNDIAVHEAQIEEACLEVDVPFMPLHAAMQAEPGWLAWIEPDGIHLNSDGHHWIEQRVRSWGALQSWAGLELQAQLTLG; the protein is encoded by the coding sequence ATGCGCCATCCCCGTCAACTGGTGGTGATTGGTGATAGTGGCGTGGTCGGCTGGGGAGACACCGAGGGTGGCGGCTGGTGCGAGCGGTTACGGCGCTCCTGGATGGCGCTTCCGGATGCACCTGTGATCTATCCATTGGGGATTCGCGGTGACGGACTCGAGTCGGTGTCGCAACGATGGGAGGATGAATGGGCCTGTCGTGGGGAGCTGCGACGCCAACATCCGAAGGCTTTGCTGGTGGCGGTGGGCCTGAATGATTCAGCCAGGGTTGGTCGTGCCGACGGCCGGCAACCACTTGATGCTCAGGCCTTGCGCTTCGGGTTCGAACAGATGCTTCACGCCATGACGGCTCGAACCCAGGTGTTTGTTCTGGGACTGTCGCCGGTGGATGAACAGGTGATGCCGTTTGCTGACTGTCTCTGGTACAGCAACAACGACATCGCTGTGCATGAAGCCCAAATTGAAGAGGCTTGCCTCGAGGTGGATGTTCCCTTCATGCCTCTCCACGCGGCGATGCAGGCAGAGCCGGGGTGGCTGGCCTGGATTGAGCCTGACGGCATCCATCTCAACAGTGACGGGCATCACTGGATCGAGCAGCGGGTCCGGTCGTGGGGTGCTCTCCAGAGCTGGGCAGGTCTGGAGTTGCAGGCACAGCTCACCTTGGGCTGA
- a CDS encoding phosphonate ABC transporter ATP-binding protein: MSSLLQLEEVQLVGSQRDRLISLSLQVHRGERVALLGPSGAGKSSLMSVINGTLIPQQGTVLWRGRSLQQRNRRQRCEIGTLWQDLRLIEELSVGQNINAGVLGRRGLPWALANLLFTIGSEPCLQCLRQAGLEPQVLGSEGLDRPVKRLSGGQRQRVALARLFRQQPSLVLADEPLASLDPAIAAEVLDRLLERDADGSLAYGAEAVMVSLHRPDLIHRFDRVLALRDGRLLIDAPARAVTPGELQDLYAL; this comes from the coding sequence TTGAGTTCCCTGCTTCAGCTTGAAGAGGTTCAGTTGGTCGGCTCGCAGAGAGACCGGCTGATCAGCCTGTCGCTGCAGGTCCACCGCGGAGAGCGTGTGGCTCTCTTGGGCCCCAGCGGCGCCGGCAAGAGCTCATTGATGTCTGTGATCAATGGCACCCTGATCCCACAACAGGGAACGGTTCTCTGGCGAGGCAGGAGTCTGCAGCAACGCAACCGCCGTCAGCGCTGTGAGATCGGCACCCTCTGGCAAGACCTGCGCTTGATTGAGGAACTCAGTGTTGGGCAGAACATCAATGCCGGCGTCCTTGGTCGGCGTGGATTGCCCTGGGCGTTGGCGAATCTTCTGTTCACCATTGGCTCAGAGCCCTGTCTGCAGTGCTTGCGCCAGGCTGGATTGGAGCCCCAGGTTTTGGGCTCTGAAGGTTTGGATCGCCCCGTGAAACGGCTGTCGGGAGGACAGCGACAACGGGTTGCCCTGGCCCGGTTGTTCCGGCAACAACCGTCTCTGGTTCTTGCCGATGAGCCTTTGGCCAGTCTGGACCCAGCCATTGCCGCCGAAGTGCTCGATCGCCTTCTGGAACGAGACGCTGATGGCTCCCTCGCCTACGGTGCGGAAGCGGTGATGGTGTCGCTGCATCGACCGGATCTGATTCATCGTTTTGATCGTGTCCTGGCCCTGCGGGATGGACGTCTGTTGATCGATGCACCGGCAAGGGCTGTGACGCCTGGGGAGCTTCAGGATCTCTACGCACTGTGA
- a CDS encoding putative selenate ABC transporter substrate-binding protein, producing the protein MPIRERGAVALLALSLCQGLTVLPSMAKPALRVGAIPDQNPERLNRLYGQLADELSDRLKVTVRYVPVSNYPAAVSAFRTGGLDLVWFGGLTGVQARLQTPGAKVLAQRDIDARFRSVFIANASAGLQPIQSIGGLTSLRGKRFAFGSESSTSGRLMPQHFLEKAGVTPSQFSGGRAGFSGSHDATIALVQSGAYQAGALNEQVWTSALKEGRVNTDKVAVIWRTPEYVDYHWVARPDLDQRFGSGFTTRLQKAILALQPTTPRQTTILELFAAKRFIPADASQYKPIETVGRQLGKIR; encoded by the coding sequence ATGCCCATTCGAGAACGAGGGGCCGTCGCCCTTCTGGCTTTGTCTCTTTGCCAGGGGTTGACGGTCCTGCCGTCCATGGCCAAACCGGCGCTTCGCGTCGGCGCCATTCCCGATCAGAACCCCGAGCGACTGAATCGTCTCTATGGCCAGCTTGCTGATGAGCTCAGCGACCGTCTGAAGGTGACCGTTCGCTACGTGCCGGTGAGCAACTACCCCGCTGCTGTTAGTGCCTTCCGGACCGGTGGCTTGGATCTGGTCTGGTTCGGTGGCCTGACCGGGGTTCAGGCCCGTCTCCAGACTCCCGGAGCCAAGGTCTTGGCGCAGCGGGATATCGATGCTCGCTTCCGCAGTGTGTTCATCGCCAATGCCTCAGCGGGTCTCCAACCGATCCAGTCCATCGGCGGCCTCACCAGTTTGCGCGGGAAGCGCTTCGCCTTTGGCTCGGAGAGCTCAACGTCTGGCCGTTTGATGCCGCAGCATTTCCTCGAGAAAGCCGGGGTCACTCCCAGTCAGTTCAGCGGAGGCCGGGCGGGCTTCAGCGGCAGTCATGACGCCACCATCGCTTTGGTGCAAAGCGGGGCGTACCAGGCAGGTGCCTTGAATGAGCAGGTCTGGACGTCCGCTCTCAAAGAGGGTCGGGTCAACACCGACAAGGTCGCTGTGATCTGGCGAACCCCTGAATATGTTGACTACCACTGGGTTGCACGCCCTGATCTTGATCAGCGCTTCGGTTCGGGTTTCACAACGCGCCTGCAGAAGGCGATCCTGGCTTTACAGCCAACCACCCCCCGCCAGACCACGATTCTCGAGCTCTTCGCTGCCAAACGTTTCATTCCTGCTGATGCCAGCCAGTACAAGCCGATCGAAACGGTGGGTCGCCAGCTCGGCAAAATTCGTTGA
- a CDS encoding pyridoxal phosphate-dependent aminotransferase yields MSRPLSLSSRAEALQPSLTLAISARAKALQQEGRDICSLSAGEPDFDTPEFIVEASVEALRNGMTRYGPAAGDPTLRELIASKISKENGIPTSAAEVLVTNGGKQAIYNLFQVLLNPGDEVLIPAPYWLSYPEMARLAGARPVAVPSSADDGFRLDLNALEAAITPASRVLIINSPGNPTGRVLSRDELLAIAELVRRHPRLVVMSDEIYEYLLDDGVTHDSFASLAPDLQDRCFMVNGFAKGWAMTGWRLGYLSGPESVIKAASALQSQSTSNVCSFAQQGAIAALTAPRDCVQTMAESYNRRRSFLVAGLQAMSGITLVPPQGAFYAFPQLPEGCGDSMSFCRRALEDEGLAIVPGVAFGDDRCVRVSCAVSRETITDGLARLARLLAVN; encoded by the coding sequence ATGTCACGCCCGCTCTCTCTATCCAGCCGGGCCGAAGCCCTGCAGCCTTCGCTCACGCTGGCGATCAGCGCTCGGGCCAAGGCCCTGCAACAGGAGGGGCGCGACATCTGCAGCCTCAGCGCCGGAGAGCCAGATTTCGATACTCCTGAGTTCATTGTTGAGGCCTCTGTTGAGGCCTTGAGGAACGGCATGACTCGTTACGGTCCCGCTGCCGGGGATCCCACCCTGCGTGAGCTGATCGCCAGCAAGATCAGTAAGGAGAACGGCATTCCAACCTCAGCGGCCGAGGTTCTGGTCACCAATGGCGGGAAGCAGGCGATTTACAACCTTTTTCAGGTTTTGCTGAACCCCGGCGACGAGGTCTTGATTCCTGCGCCGTACTGGCTCAGTTATCCGGAGATGGCCCGCCTCGCCGGTGCCCGTCCGGTTGCTGTTCCCTCGTCGGCTGACGATGGCTTCCGCCTGGATCTCAATGCGCTTGAAGCCGCGATCACTCCGGCCTCCCGGGTGCTGATTATCAATTCTCCTGGCAATCCGACAGGCCGTGTGCTCAGTCGCGATGAGCTGTTAGCCATTGCTGAGCTGGTGCGTCGTCACCCTCGGCTTGTGGTGATGAGCGATGAGATCTATGAATACCTGCTCGACGACGGCGTGACCCACGACAGCTTTGCGTCTCTTGCTCCAGATCTTCAGGATCGCTGTTTCATGGTGAATGGTTTCGCCAAGGGGTGGGCGATGACCGGATGGCGCCTGGGTTATCTCAGCGGCCCTGAATCCGTGATCAAAGCTGCATCCGCTCTCCAGAGCCAGAGCACCAGCAATGTCTGCAGTTTTGCCCAGCAGGGAGCCATTGCCGCTCTGACGGCTCCACGGGACTGCGTTCAGACGATGGCTGAGAGCTACAACCGCCGCCGATCCTTTCTCGTGGCAGGCCTGCAGGCGATGAGCGGTATCACCCTGGTCCCCCCCCAGGGTGCCTTTTATGCATTCCCTCAGCTGCCTGAAGGGTGCGGCGATTCAATGAGTTTCTGCCGCAGGGCCCTGGAAGATGAAGGGTTGGCGATCGTTCCCGGAGTCGCCTTCGGTGACGACCGCTGTGTACGGGTGTCCTGTGCGGTCTCGCGTGAGACGATTACAGATGGCTTGGCCCGACTGGCCCGCCTGCTTGCTGTGAATTGA
- a CDS encoding VOC family protein translates to MDNPKPSLSWVLAARDPQRLAAFYAGLLQTRAQSGLAEHHWIVPLPEGGSLQIYTPSRRRPWPASGAVLAPCLQRITRHNPLQELCSWRDEVIALGGSSAEEPRQESFGAESWLKDPEGQRFLLLVTQSKESPEEAK, encoded by the coding sequence ATGGACAACCCAAAGCCCTCCCTCAGCTGGGTCCTGGCCGCACGGGACCCTCAGAGACTGGCAGCGTTTTATGCCGGTCTTCTTCAGACCAGAGCCCAATCGGGCCTGGCTGAACACCACTGGATCGTTCCCTTACCGGAGGGAGGGTCGCTGCAGATCTACACCCCATCACGACGTCGCCCCTGGCCGGCCTCAGGCGCCGTGCTGGCACCTTGCCTTCAACGGATCACACGCCACAACCCCCTGCAGGAACTTTGCTCCTGGCGAGATGAGGTCATCGCTCTGGGCGGATCCAGTGCGGAAGAACCCCGCCAAGAATCATTCGGCGCAGAAAGCTGGCTCAAGGATCCTGAGGGTCAACGCTTTTTGCTGCTGGTCACTCAATCAAAAGAATCACCCGAGGAAGCGAAGTGA
- a CDS encoding uracil-DNA glycosylase, translating into MKALDALNSQCAACRRCDLAHHRQKAVVGRGNPGSDLMLIGEAPGADEDSLGLPFVGRSGRLLSALLKEAELDEDQDLYICNVIKCRPPNNRKPTLEEIRQCRPWLEEQLELVNPSLVLMAGATALKALLGIKSGISKLRGQWHEQEGRAFMPVFHPSYLLRFQSREAGSPQALTLQDLQEAKRRLSAQGG; encoded by the coding sequence GTGAAAGCTCTCGACGCCTTAAACAGCCAATGTGCAGCCTGCCGGCGCTGTGATCTCGCTCATCATCGGCAAAAGGCAGTGGTTGGCAGGGGAAACCCCGGGTCCGATCTGATGCTGATCGGTGAAGCACCCGGAGCCGACGAGGACAGCCTGGGGCTGCCCTTCGTCGGCCGCTCAGGCCGGCTGCTCAGTGCGCTGCTCAAGGAAGCAGAACTGGATGAAGACCAAGACCTCTACATCTGCAACGTGATCAAGTGCAGGCCCCCCAACAACCGAAAGCCCACGCTTGAGGAGATCAGACAATGCAGACCCTGGCTAGAGGAACAACTCGAGCTCGTGAACCCTTCCTTGGTGCTGATGGCTGGAGCAACGGCTCTTAAGGCGCTGCTAGGGATCAAAAGCGGGATCAGCAAGCTGAGAGGTCAGTGGCACGAGCAGGAGGGAAGGGCCTTCATGCCGGTGTTTCATCCCTCCTATCTCTTGCGGTTTCAATCGCGGGAAGCAGGATCCCCCCAGGCCCTCACCCTCCAGGATTTGCAGGAAGCGAAACGCAGGCTTAGCGCACAAGGGGGATAG
- the ispG gene encoding (E)-4-hydroxy-3-methylbut-2-enyl-diphosphate synthase — protein sequence MTGTLATASQTGNDTARSQRYDTVIHRRRTRTVMVGDVPIGSEHPVAVQSMINEDTLDIEGAVAGIRRLADAGCEIVRVTTPSMAHAKAMGDIRAALRSQGCGVPLVADVHHNGIRIALEVAKHVDKVRINPGLFVFDKPDPDRQDFSREEFQAIGQRIKDDFAPLVEVLKTQNKALRIGVNHGSLAERMLFTYGDTPEGMVESAMEFVHLCDELDFHNIVISMKASRAPVMLAAYRLMADTLDREGFHYPLHLGVTEAGDGDYGRIKSTAGIATLLAEGLGDTIRVSLTEAPEKEIPVCFSILQALGLRKTMVEYVACPSCGRTLFNLEEVLNQVRDATSHLTGLDIAVMGCIVNGPGEMADADYGYVGKTPGVISLYRGRDEIRKVPETEGVEALIQIIKDDGRWVDPD from the coding sequence ATGACCGGCACCCTGGCCACCGCTTCTCAGACCGGCAATGACACCGCTCGGAGTCAGCGGTACGACACGGTGATTCACCGGCGTCGGACCCGCACCGTCATGGTGGGCGACGTGCCGATCGGCAGTGAGCACCCGGTCGCCGTTCAGTCGATGATCAATGAAGACACCCTTGATATCGAGGGTGCCGTGGCTGGCATCCGAAGGCTCGCCGATGCCGGCTGCGAGATCGTTCGCGTCACCACGCCCTCCATGGCGCACGCCAAGGCCATGGGAGACATCCGCGCAGCCCTCCGATCGCAGGGCTGTGGTGTTCCTCTTGTTGCGGACGTGCATCACAACGGCATCCGCATCGCCCTTGAAGTGGCAAAGCACGTTGACAAGGTGCGCATCAACCCGGGGCTGTTCGTGTTCGATAAACCCGACCCGGATCGGCAGGACTTCAGCCGTGAAGAATTTCAGGCGATTGGTCAACGCATCAAGGACGACTTCGCTCCCCTTGTGGAAGTCCTCAAGACGCAGAACAAGGCCCTTCGCATCGGCGTGAACCATGGATCACTGGCCGAACGGATGCTGTTCACCTACGGCGATACACCGGAGGGAATGGTCGAATCCGCCATGGAGTTTGTGCACCTCTGCGATGAACTCGACTTCCACAACATCGTGATCTCGATGAAAGCGTCCCGGGCCCCGGTAATGCTGGCGGCTTATCGCCTGATGGCCGACACCCTGGATCGTGAGGGCTTCCACTACCCCCTTCACCTCGGGGTGACGGAAGCGGGTGATGGGGACTACGGCCGGATCAAAAGCACCGCCGGGATCGCCACACTCCTGGCCGAGGGCCTCGGAGACACGATCCGTGTGTCTCTCACCGAAGCACCTGAGAAAGAGATACCCGTCTGCTTTTCAATCCTTCAAGCCCTCGGATTGCGCAAAACGATGGTCGAATACGTGGCTTGCCCAAGCTGCGGTCGCACTTTGTTTAATCTTGAGGAGGTTCTAAATCAGGTTCGGGATGCCACATCCCACCTGACCGGTCTCGACATTGCTGTGATGGGTTGCATCGTGAATGGCCCAGGTGAGATGGCCGATGCCGACTACGGTTACGTCGGCAAGACCCCTGGAGTCATTTCCCTCTATCGAGGGCGTGATGAGATCCGAAAGGTGCCGGAAACCGAAGGAGTTGAAGCGCTGATCCAGATCATCAAGGACGACGGACGCTGGGTGGATCCCGACTGA
- a CDS encoding S41 family peptidase: MPTPRLRPEHSHRQGILLILGAGGIAAAVAIAAPGLGLPSTNSSSITDSPKEVIDQVWQIVYRDYLDSTGNYSPERWTRLRRDLLTKNYAGTDESYEAIRGMLASLDDPYTRFLDPKEFKQMQIDTSGELTGVGIQITLDKDTKEIVVVSPIEGTPASKAGVLPKDVIVSVDGKTTKGMTTDDAVKLIRGKEGSEVTLGLRRKGEVVIVPLKRARIEINAVESRLNTSADGTKVGYIRLKQFNAKASREMRAAIRKLEQKGAQGFVLDLRSNPGGLLEASVDIARQWLDEGTIVSTKTRDGIQDIRRATGNAVTDRPVVVLVNEGSASASEILSGALQDNKRAVLVGQKTFGKGLVQSVRGLSDGSGLTVTIAKYLTPKGTDIHKNGIRPDVPVELSEREIQSLTVDQLGTGKDSQYRAAETTLIKALRSPERGQAFQPGSANLQSALQR, encoded by the coding sequence ATGCCCACTCCCCGACTGCGCCCTGAGCACTCCCATCGCCAAGGCATTCTGCTGATTCTTGGTGCCGGAGGCATCGCAGCCGCCGTGGCGATCGCGGCACCGGGTCTGGGCCTTCCCAGTACAAATTCATCGTCGATTACTGACAGCCCGAAGGAGGTCATTGACCAGGTCTGGCAGATCGTCTATCGCGACTACCTGGATTCCACCGGCAACTACTCACCGGAGCGCTGGACACGCCTGCGCCGTGACCTGCTGACCAAGAATTACGCAGGCACCGATGAGTCGTATGAAGCGATTCGGGGAATGTTGGCCAGCCTCGACGATCCCTACACGCGCTTTTTGGACCCCAAAGAGTTCAAACAGATGCAGATTGACACCTCAGGTGAACTCACCGGGGTGGGCATTCAGATCACTCTCGACAAGGACACCAAGGAAATCGTGGTGGTGTCGCCGATCGAAGGAACTCCGGCATCGAAAGCTGGTGTTCTACCTAAGGACGTGATCGTTTCGGTCGACGGCAAGACAACCAAGGGGATGACCACCGACGACGCGGTGAAGCTGATCCGCGGCAAAGAAGGCAGTGAAGTCACCCTCGGTCTGCGCCGAAAGGGAGAGGTGGTCATCGTTCCCCTCAAACGGGCCCGCATCGAGATCAACGCCGTCGAGAGTCGGCTGAATACCAGTGCAGACGGCACAAAGGTGGGCTACATCCGCCTCAAGCAGTTCAATGCCAAAGCCTCCCGGGAGATGAGGGCGGCGATCCGGAAACTTGAGCAGAAGGGTGCCCAAGGCTTTGTCCTTGATCTGCGGAGCAATCCTGGTGGCCTTCTGGAAGCCAGCGTGGACATCGCCCGCCAATGGCTCGACGAAGGCACGATTGTCAGTACCAAAACACGCGATGGCATTCAGGACATCCGCCGGGCCACCGGGAATGCGGTGACGGATCGTCCCGTGGTGGTGCTTGTGAATGAGGGATCCGCCAGCGCCAGCGAGATCCTCTCGGGAGCACTTCAAGACAACAAACGAGCGGTCCTCGTTGGTCAGAAGACCTTCGGCAAAGGATTGGTTCAGTCGGTCCGGGGGCTTTCGGATGGCTCCGGACTCACCGTCACGATCGCCAAATACCTCACCCCGAAAGGAACGGACATTCACAAGAACGGGATCCGTCCTGATGTACCGGTCGAACTAAGCGAAAGGGAGATTCAATCGCTCACGGTTGATCAGCTGGGAACGGGCAAAGACAGTCAATACCGGGCAGCGGAAACCACGCTGATCAAAGCCCTGCGCTCCCCGGAACGTGGCCAGGCGTTCCAACCGGGCAGCGCCAATCTCCAGTCAGCGCTTCAACGGTAG